The following nucleotide sequence is from Gadus macrocephalus chromosome 18, ASM3116895v1.
TTATGCAATTTAATTTATGTTAATAGTGTACTTTACTTAATTGGGCTGAATTAATTTGGCACTGACTGTCAGACTGACAGTCAGTGCCAAAGCAAGAGATTAAATAGCTTTTCTTGTTCCAGACACAAACGGAGCCTTGGGGTATTAGGATACACATAAGGATAGAATAATGCTGCCATCAGATCTTCATGCACCTACGTGTTCGTCATAGTCAACAATATGCTATGACATAATAAACTACTATATGATATGCATCTAAATgtaagatatatatttttgcatTATAAACTATTGAGTTGATCATTTGAATAGGTCGACATAACTGAATTGTAAAAAGAGGAAGAATAAATCAATTCTAGTGAACATAGAGGATAATATGATATGGTTTCATGGAATACATATCTAAAagtatatttgaatatttatatattttctatttgaTTCATATAATAAAACAATCCATTTAGTTTCAGGTTTAAAGTAATTTCCTGTCAGACATTTCCATacaaaattatttatttatcagaCAGACATTCTCAAACAGATATTTACATCTCAGATGATAAAAACATTGGAACATATTCAGCATTTTAGGATTGAAAGTCTAAAATAAACCCGACACATTAACATATATTTACAAATGGGCCTATACAATGACCCAAGGAACACCAATAAAGTATTCCACGGGCAGTACTCCTTTACAATGTgcatgacaaataaataaaaaacatctcACATAAACATGTCATTCATAAAAACTAAAGTCACAGAAAAACATTTTCCCTTTTCTTGCCGTAAGCTTACACAATGTCATCAGTGGCCCGTATAATCACGCACGGCGGCATAACATAAAGTCACATTATCCATCCAGTTCTGGCAGTGCCATCCAAAGCTTTTAAGACCAGCAAACAGGGTTCTTTCTGTGTTTTAAAGACTTTGTCCATCATCTCTGAGCCCAATCATGTGCATCTGGATTCTCGATGAATCCCAGGCCAAGAGTTCCTCACGATTCGAGTCGTACGCGTGGTCTCAGCAGAAGTACTCGTTCGGCGGTCCCTCGGTCCGGACCGTGGCCTCCGAGTCCACGCTGGACCTCGCCGACAGCAGCCTGTTGGACTCGTCCGGGTGCAGACGGGTCAGGtactccccctccatccccttgGCCTTGTTGCCCGGCGCCAGAGTCTCAAAGGTCACGTACGAGTCCTGCATCTCCTTGGACTGCCTCCCCATCAGCTTCTGGCAGCGCTTCTTCAGCGCCCCGCAGCACACGATGAGCGTCAGGGGCACGGCGATAACGCACGCCACCGTGATCACCACCACGTTGATGAGCTTCTGGGTGCCGCTGGCGCTCGCCGCCTCGTCCGTGGAGAAGATCACACACTGCTCCTTCTTGGGGATCAGCCCcttgacacacacgcaggcgATGTACTTGGTCTTGGGCACCAGGCCGTCGATGGTGATGCGGTTCTTGCCCGCGGCCACGTTGATCCGTTTCATGTCCCGCTCGCCGAACACGGCGTACAGGACGCTGAACTCGGTGGTGTTGATGGCCAGGGGGGCGCGCCAGTTCAGGGAGACGGTGTGGTCCGTGTCGCCGATCACCTTGACCGAGCGCACGATCCGCTTCTCGGGGACCTGCTGCAGGGACGAGGCGTTGGCCGTCATGTTGACCAGCAcgtccttctccagctccccgGTCTCGCCGGGCGGACTGGCCAGGCTCTTCTCTGCCCCCGCTTCGGGTGCAGACACGCTGTAGCTCTCGACCTTGTATTTTCCGGTGTCCCCTTTGAGCGGTTTGATGGCCGGCTGAGCCCCCGCGGCGGTCGGTGGAGGCACGTAGCGCGCCACGAGCTTCTCCTGGTACGCCGCCTTCCCGATGCCGCCGCCGGTCTTCCGCTCTCGGGGCTTCTTGGCGGCGCCGTCATTCTCCTCAGACCTCAAGGAGTCCGTGATGACCAGGGAGATGAGGGCGTCCGCAGTGCCCACAAAGTTGGTGGCCTTGCAGATGTAACGGCCGGAGTCGTGGAAGGAGACCGCAGGCACACTCAGGATGGACCAGATGATCCCCTCCTTCGAGATCTCCTCTTGAACTGTTGAAAAAACCCATTATAGTCCAGATGTCCACTGAAAGTAGGgcaacgatttggggaaatattCAGATTGGGATTTTTTCACCAATATTGTGATTAAGATATAGTatgcgatttttctttttaatattcCCGTTTTATATTATTCACTAAAAAGGCAATAAATCGTTCTACAGTGTGACAAACACAACactggaagcagtcaacatataaacggCTCTTTCATTTGGGCTAGGCCTATGTGTGGTGATTAATTGACGCATGTATTGATATCATAATTATAATCTTTATTCAACTATTGTATTCttcaaggaaaataaatatgaatctcactgatctccagtcagtgacaaatcccacaaaaaaaaaaaaaaatgaaaatagttttttttttagaactCGATGTGAATCTGCTGAATCGCCCCAACTGTCGCGTGGCCCGGCATCAGAACCCACCTGTGCCGTTCATCTTCTTGCCGTCGGCCCGCGACCAGGTCAGCTCCGGCACGGGGACCCCCACCGTCCCGCAGCGCAGCAGGACGTTGTTCCCCAGCGAGCTGCGGACGCGGGCCACGGCCGTGTGCACCCGGGGCCCCTGGCAGCGCTGCAGCTGGGCCTGGGGGAACAGGACCCCCGAGAGGCCCTCGGGCCCGGCGCACCTCAGCTGGGGGTCGACGAGGGCCACCGAGGACCACGGGGACTTCTGGAACTGGATCAGGTCGTACAGCCGGCAGTCGCACAGCCACGGGTTGTCGTGGAGACCTGCACAGTGTAAACAGAGCGTCGTGATGTGAAACGCCTTGGATCCGTTCCTCCATCAGGGGATGGATCCTTCCACTCATCCAACCATCTATTCATACATTCATCCAGCCAACCATTAATgtgtccatccatccctccctccaaccATTAActagttcattcattcatccatttaaCCATTAATGTGGtcctccattcatccatccaaccatTAATGTGTTCATCCATCCCTTTAGCTGACCATTCATTtgttcatccatccatacatccaaccatttatttgttcatccatccattcgACCCTTCATTttttcatccatccatacatccaACCATAAATTTGTTCaattatccatccatccaaataTCTATTTATCAATTTatatgtctatctatctatctatctatctatctatctatctatctatctatctatctatctatctatccatccatctatctcatTCTTTCTATGCATGTATCTGATCGGATCAGCTTTATGCAGCATTAGTATTTTTCAGTAGTGGGACACATTGGAGCAACTAATCTCTTTAAATGCACCTTTAAACGCCACAGTGGACAAGAAACTGTAATACGTTACATAACCCGCCACCTCTGGCCACGCAAGCCGGcttaacaaaaacaaataccTTCCACTATATGCAACAGTTTGATCCTCACCGAGAATACGTTTCGAGGCATCTGTCTCCTGGGCTGGTTTCACACTCAGCCACAGCTCCAGAATCTCTGCCGGGACTGTGGTTAGCGCGTTGCTCGATAGGTCAAGATAGCTGATGTTCTTGATGTACATGGTGGCCTCGGCAGGGATGGAAGACATCTTGTTGTTGTGCAGGTCAAGAAGTCTCAGGTTCGGCATGTACTTGAGAGATTTCCAGGGGAAATAGTCGATGGCGTTGCCATCCAGCCGCAGCTCGTCCAAACTCTTTAGACCTCGGAAGCTGTCCACGCTCAGAGAACTGATGGCGTTAAAGGACATCCACAGAAACTCCAAGTTGCTGAGGTAGTGGAAGTTCTCACTGGATATCCTGGTGATGGCGGTCTTCTCGATGCGTAGTTTTGATGTGTCTTTGGGGAAATTCGGGGGCACGACGGTGATTTCTGCATCATTGCAGAGCacgctcctggaggagagagaattaAAAACGTGTGTTAGTGTTCACCAAGAAATAAAACGATATTGTGATGCATTGAAAACATTACACTTGGAAATGTTTATCGAAGAGAAGAACGAAGAAAGCTTTTAAATGTTGTTTGCCAATGAAACAATTCACCAAATAGTACCTCGCAAAAAAGTACACCTAAAGAAGATTAAAAACCAATTTGGCTGTTAATCCCTCATGAAAGAAGGCAAAACGTGAGATTTTCAAGAGGACTTTCTACATGGACACTCAAATTAAAGCATGCCCATAGACATCTTGCTTTTATTGTTTGTTCCTTACCTTGCTTTTGATCCGTCGCTCAACTTGTGGAAAAAACAAC
It contains:
- the LOC132446878 gene encoding leucine-rich repeat, immunoglobulin-like domain and transmembrane domain-containing protein 1 codes for the protein MNRSCTVGLYLAVVCLPLLCTSCPPQCSCFFHKLSDGSKARSVLCNDAEITVVPPNFPKDTSKLRIEKTAITRISSENFHYLSNLEFLWMSFNAISSLSVDSFRGLKSLDELRLDGNAIDYFPWKSLKYMPNLRLLDLHNNKMSSIPAEATMYIKNISYLDLSSNALTTVPAEILELWLSVKPAQETDASKRILGLHDNPWLCDCRLYDLIQFQKSPWSSVALVDPQLRCAGPEGLSGVLFPQAQLQRCQGPRVHTAVARVRSSLGNNVLLRCGTVGVPVPELTWSRADGKKMNGTVQEEISKEGIIWSILSVPAVSFHDSGRYICKATNFVGTADALISLVITDSLRSEENDGAAKKPRERKTGGGIGKAAYQEKLVARYVPPPTAAGAQPAIKPLKGDTGKYKVESYSVSAPEAGAEKSLASPPGETGELEKDVLVNMTANASSLQQVPEKRIVRSVKVIGDTDHTVSLNWRAPLAINTTEFSVLYAVFGERDMKRINVAAGKNRITIDGLVPKTKYIACVCVKGLIPKKEQCVIFSTDEAASASGTQKLINVVVITVACVIAVPLTLIVCCGALKKRCQKLMGRQSKEMQDSYVTFETLAPGNKAKGMEGEYLTRLHPDESNRLLSARSSVDSEATVRTEGPPNEYFC